A single genomic interval of Armatimonadota bacterium harbors:
- a CDS encoding aminopeptidase yields MRSFEDNLSLFATLAVKEGVALAPGQELLVFAEHVAAPLVHLVAREAYRAGAKNVEVIWADPELALIRYAEGSDEAVSYAPRWLIDGVATAHRQNAARLGILSGDPALLAGVAPDKVAAQSRAQGEARKVLSEIIAGSEINWCLIGAASPAWAARVFPDLPSEVATAKLWDAIFLSSRVLEDDPMAAWREHSASLEARVRILDELRLDAVRFTGPGTDLRVGLVEGHLWAGGRGRANNGVLCSPNVPTEEVFCMPHRERVEGTVSSTMPLSLRGQIVDGIQVEFQAGKAVKVSASKGEDAFRKLVATDDSADRLGEVALVPHSSKVAQTGVLFLNTLYDENAASHIAFGASYGENLDGYAGMTPDERTARGANDSIVHVDWMIGSDKVDVDGVRQDGSSVPLMRAGEWVLQD; encoded by the coding sequence ATGAGATCCTTCGAAGACAACCTGTCCCTGTTCGCCACCCTTGCCGTCAAGGAAGGCGTCGCTTTGGCGCCGGGCCAGGAGCTCCTGGTCTTCGCAGAACACGTCGCCGCCCCCCTGGTGCACCTGGTCGCAAGAGAGGCGTATCGGGCCGGAGCGAAGAACGTCGAGGTGATCTGGGCCGATCCGGAACTGGCATTGATCCGTTACGCGGAAGGGTCGGACGAAGCGGTCTCGTACGCCCCGCGATGGCTCATCGACGGCGTCGCCACGGCCCATCGGCAGAACGCGGCCCGTCTCGGGATCTTAAGCGGCGACCCGGCGCTCCTCGCGGGAGTCGCCCCGGACAAGGTCGCGGCTCAAAGCCGCGCTCAAGGCGAAGCGAGGAAGGTCCTCAGCGAAATCATCGCCGGTTCGGAGATCAACTGGTGCCTGATCGGCGCCGCGTCGCCCGCGTGGGCGGCGAGGGTCTTTCCCGACCTGCCCTCCGAAGTGGCGACCGCCAAGCTCTGGGACGCTATCTTTCTCTCGTCCCGTGTGTTGGAGGACGATCCGATGGCGGCTTGGAGGGAACACAGCGCGTCTCTCGAAGCCAGGGTGCGGATCTTGGACGAACTGAGGTTGGACGCGGTCCGTTTCACCGGTCCCGGAACCGACCTGCGCGTCGGGCTCGTCGAGGGCCATTTGTGGGCGGGCGGCCGAGGTCGGGCCAACAACGGCGTCTTGTGTTCACCGAACGTTCCGACCGAAGAGGTGTTCTGCATGCCCCACCGCGAACGCGTCGAAGGGACGGTGTCCAGCACGATGCCCCTCAGTCTTCGTGGACAGATCGTCGATGGGATCCAAGTGGAGTTTCAGGCCGGGAAAGCCGTCAAGGTGTCCGCGTCCAAGGGTGAGGACGCGTTCCGAAAGCTCGTCGCGACGGACGATAGCGCCGACCGACTGGGCGAGGTCGCCCTCGTCCCTCATTCGAGCAAGGTCGCTCAGACGGGCGTGCTGTTCCTGAACACCCTTTACGACGAGAACGCGGCTTCGCACATCGCGTTCGGGGCGTCATATGGCGAGAACCTCGACGGGTATGCGGGCATGACTCCCGACGAGCGGACCGCACGGGGTGCGAACGACAGTATCGTGCACGTCGACTGGATGATCGGTTCGGACAAAGTGGACGTGGACGGCGTCCGTCAAGAC
- a CDS encoding GNAT family N-acetyltransferase — MPSDWTRYTLVAPDARLEAEYVSFAEDVERAGDAPSVALFRRLGFKAYLEKRASDERGEALDNGTVPQSTYWMRDPDGRICGELRLRHGLNDRLLQEGGHIGYFVRPSHRRQGVGTELLRRGRSLAQARGIDRVLVTCDDDNVGSIGVIRSNGGTDWSSGVSPRSGKPVRLYWLTTEGADDRA; from the coding sequence ATGCCTTCGGACTGGACACGGTACACGCTGGTCGCGCCAGACGCCCGTCTTGAGGCCGAGTACGTCAGTTTCGCCGAAGACGTCGAACGAGCCGGTGACGCTCCTTCCGTCGCCCTCTTCCGCCGACTAGGGTTCAAGGCCTATCTCGAGAAGAGAGCGTCCGACGAGCGCGGCGAAGCCCTGGACAACGGCACCGTCCCGCAGTCGACGTATTGGATGCGGGACCCTGACGGACGGATCTGCGGCGAATTGCGCTTGCGACACGGCCTGAACGACAGGCTCCTCCAAGAAGGGGGGCACATCGGCTACTTCGTCCGGCCCAGTCATCGCAGACAAGGCGTCGGCACGGAGTTGTTGCGTCGGGGGCGGAGTCTGGCTCAAGCGAGGGGGATCGACCGCGTCCTGGTCACGTGCGACGACGATAACGTCGGTTCGATCGGCGTCATCCGGTCGAACGGCGGTACCGACTGGTCTTCGGGTGTCTCGCCGCGAAGCGGGAAACCGGTCCGCCTCTA